A part of Desulfomicrobium baculatum DSM 4028 genomic DNA contains:
- the rpoB gene encoding DNA-directed RNA polymerase subunit beta — MNKLIKKFGRIKDSIDIPHLLSLQLDSYNKFLQTDVPPSMRTDIGLEGVFRSVFPIHDFNKTATLEYVSYDIGKPKYDVDECIAKGLTFEAPLRIKVRLAVYDVDEASGSRTIHDIKEQDIYFGTIPLITQKGTFLINGTERVIVNQLQRSPGIIFEHDSGKTHSSRKILYSCRIIPMRGSWLDFDFDHKDILYVRIDRRRKMPATILLKAMGMTSEDILDYYYAKETFRLEGTSVLRRVEEYNFRKELAHSDVVAPDGTVIVAAGKALTKGMWKRMIKAGIEYYEVRPDTLETEYAAKDIVDPGTGEVILRAGDPFTAGAVEKCLAAGITEMGAIFSTGAEASACLRDTLAMDKCEDLESAQIDIYKRLRPSSPPTAEISASFFDNLFRNADYYDLSPVGRYKLNSRLNLSLPIDHRTLSNDDIFRSVKKLIQLKDSHGPADDIDHLGNRRVRPVGELVENQYRIGLVRMERAIKERMSLQEVATLMPHDLVNPKPVTAVLKEFFGTSQLSQFMDQTNPLSEVTHKRRLSALGPGGLTRERAGFEVRDVHLSHYGRICPIETPEGPNIGLIVSLTTHGLVNDYGFIETPYRVVKDAIVTDEIQYMEASTESGHIIAQANALFGDDRQFINAQVEARVEGEFAIVPREEVTLMDISPGQIVSISSALIPFLEHDDANRALMGSNMQRQSVPLLVTEEPLIGTGIEGKVAQDSGSCLLAEGDGEIMYVDADRVIVAYSDDLYPEAGGVRFYEVQKYHKSNQNSCFGQKPRVKIGDKVKKGAVLADGPAIHNGELALGKNLLVAFMPWCGYNYEDSILISERVVKEDVYTSIHIEEFDVFARDTKLGPEEVTRDIPNVGEEMLRNLDESGIIRIGARVKPDDILVGKITPKGETQLTPEERLLRAIFGDKARDVKNTSLKVPPGIEGTVIDVKVFNRRSGDKDERTHLIENYELERIDVRERQHAAALTETTRRKIWDVCKGKSVAKTIMGKRKGEVLLEANQPIKEDVFAEIPLKKLVGAFAAKDVNEAVKVQLDYFDLQLKFVKDVYESKRGKVTEGDDLPPGVIKMAKVYVAVKRKLNVGDKMAGRHGNKGVVSNILPEEDMPFFADGTSMDVVLNPLGVPSRMNIGQIMETHLGWAAKSLGQQIAAMVDEGVAKVRSEIKDIFDSPETSALLDTMTDDEVIEAARDLNRGIIMKTPVFDGADESEIWALLKRAGLPEDGKALLFDGRTGVPFHNRVTVGYMYYLKLHHLVDEKIHARSTGPYSLVTQQPLGGKAQFGGQRLGEMEVWALEAYGAAYLLQEFLTVKSDDVNGRVKMYEKIVKGSNFLESGMPESFNVLVKEMMALGLEVTLLEDDKKRPRKR; from the coding sequence ATGAACAAACTGATCAAGAAATTCGGACGAATTAAAGATTCCATTGATATCCCTCATCTTTTAAGCCTTCAGCTTGATTCGTATAATAAATTTCTGCAGACTGATGTTCCGCCCAGCATGCGCACGGATATCGGTCTCGAAGGCGTTTTTCGTTCTGTTTTTCCGATTCATGATTTCAATAAGACGGCCACCTTGGAATACGTCAGTTACGATATCGGCAAGCCCAAATACGATGTCGATGAGTGCATCGCCAAGGGTTTAACCTTTGAAGCTCCCTTGCGCATCAAGGTGCGTCTCGCCGTGTACGACGTCGATGAGGCGTCCGGCAGTCGCACCATCCATGACATCAAGGAGCAAGACATATATTTCGGAACGATCCCGCTCATTACCCAGAAGGGAACGTTTTTGATCAATGGCACCGAGCGTGTCATTGTTAACCAGCTGCAGCGATCGCCCGGCATCATCTTTGAGCACGATTCCGGCAAGACGCATTCAAGCCGTAAAATCCTGTACAGCTGCCGCATAATTCCCATGCGCGGGTCCTGGCTGGATTTTGATTTCGACCACAAAGACATCCTTTACGTGCGCATCGACCGCCGCCGCAAAATGCCCGCCACGATTTTGCTCAAGGCCATGGGCATGACCAGCGAGGATATTCTCGACTATTACTACGCCAAAGAGACTTTTCGCCTTGAAGGCACCTCTGTCCTGCGGCGCGTGGAAGAGTACAACTTCCGCAAGGAACTGGCTCATTCCGATGTCGTCGCTCCCGACGGAACCGTGATTGTCGCTGCCGGCAAGGCCCTGACCAAGGGCATGTGGAAGCGGATGATCAAGGCCGGGATCGAGTATTACGAGGTTCGCCCCGATACGCTCGAGACGGAATATGCCGCCAAGGACATTGTCGACCCCGGGACCGGAGAGGTCATCCTGCGCGCAGGAGATCCCTTTACCGCCGGAGCCGTGGAAAAATGCCTGGCTGCGGGCATCACCGAAATGGGTGCGATATTCTCTACTGGTGCCGAGGCCTCCGCGTGTCTGCGCGATACCCTGGCCATGGACAAGTGCGAAGATTTGGAAAGCGCGCAGATCGACATCTACAAGCGTCTGCGTCCCAGTTCTCCGCCCACAGCCGAGATTTCAGCCAGCTTCTTCGACAATTTGTTCAGGAATGCCGATTATTACGATCTCTCTCCTGTCGGACGCTACAAGCTCAATTCCCGTTTGAACCTGAGCCTGCCCATTGATCACCGCACGTTGTCCAACGACGACATCTTCCGGTCGGTCAAGAAGCTCATTCAGCTCAAGGACTCTCACGGTCCCGCCGATGACATCGATCATCTTGGCAACCGTCGTGTCAGGCCCGTCGGCGAGTTGGTGGAGAATCAGTACCGCATCGGCCTGGTGCGCATGGAGCGCGCAATCAAGGAACGCATGAGCCTGCAGGAAGTCGCAACGCTGATGCCGCACGACCTGGTCAATCCCAAGCCGGTCACCGCCGTGCTAAAGGAATTTTTCGGCACATCGCAGCTGTCGCAGTTCATGGACCAGACCAACCCCTTGTCCGAGGTTACGCACAAGCGGCGTCTGTCCGCTCTCGGACCCGGCGGCCTGACTCGTGAACGTGCAGGGTTCGAGGTGCGCGACGTTCATCTTAGCCATTACGGACGTATCTGTCCCATTGAAACTCCCGAAGGCCCGAACATCGGCCTTATCGTTTCTCTGACCACGCACGGGCTGGTCAACGATTACGGTTTCATCGAGACCCCGTATCGCGTGGTCAAGGATGCGATCGTCACCGATGAAATCCAGTACATGGAAGCGTCCACCGAAAGCGGGCACATCATCGCCCAGGCCAATGCTCTTTTCGGCGATGACCGTCAGTTCATCAACGCTCAGGTCGAGGCCCGGGTCGAGGGCGAGTTCGCCATCGTGCCACGCGAAGAAGTGACGCTCATGGACATTTCTCCGGGGCAGATCGTGTCCATTTCTTCCGCGCTGATTCCCTTTCTGGAGCACGATGACGCCAACCGCGCGCTCATGGGTTCGAACATGCAGCGTCAGTCGGTCCCGCTTCTGGTGACCGAGGAGCCGCTGATCGGTACCGGCATCGAGGGCAAGGTCGCCCAGGATTCCGGAAGCTGCCTTTTGGCCGAGGGTGACGGCGAGATCATGTACGTTGACGCGGACCGGGTCATTGTCGCCTATTCTGACGACCTGTACCCCGAAGCCGGCGGCGTGCGTTTTTACGAGGTGCAGAAATACCACAAGTCCAACCAGAACAGCTGCTTTGGCCAGAAACCTCGGGTCAAGATCGGGGACAAGGTCAAGAAGGGCGCGGTCCTGGCGGATGGCCCGGCCATCCATAACGGAGAGCTGGCCCTGGGCAAGAACCTGCTTGTGGCCTTCATGCCCTGGTGTGGTTACAACTACGAAGACTCCATCCTGATTTCAGAGCGGGTCGTGAAAGAAGATGTCTACACCTCCATCCACATCGAGGAGTTCGACGTATTCGCCCGCGACACCAAGCTCGGACCCGAGGAAGTCACCCGCGACATTCCCAACGTCGGCGAAGAAATGCTGCGCAATCTCGACGAGAGCGGCATTATTCGCATCGGCGCTCGGGTTAAGCCGGACGACATTCTGGTCGGCAAGATCACGCCCAAGGGCGAGACGCAGCTGACACCGGAAGAGCGGCTCCTGCGGGCCATCTTCGGAGACAAGGCGCGTGACGTGAAGAATACGTCCCTCAAGGTTCCGCCGGGAATCGAGGGCACGGTCATCGACGTCAAGGTTTTCAACCGCCGCTCCGGAGACAAGGACGAGCGTACGCACCTGATCGAGAATTACGAGCTTGAACGCATCGACGTGCGTGAAAGACAGCACGCCGCAGCCCTGACCGAAACCACCCGGCGCAAGATCTGGGATGTCTGCAAGGGTAAAAGCGTTGCCAAGACCATCATGGGCAAGCGCAAGGGAGAAGTGCTCCTTGAGGCCAACCAGCCCATAAAAGAAGATGTTTTTGCTGAAATTCCGCTCAAGAAGCTTGTCGGTGCTTTTGCTGCCAAGGACGTCAACGAAGCCGTGAAGGTGCAGCTCGACTATTTCGATCTGCAGCTCAAATTCGTCAAGGACGTGTATGAAAGCAAGCGCGGCAAGGTCACCGAAGGGGACGATCTGCCTCCGGGCGTCATCAAAATGGCGAAGGTCTATGTTGCCGTGAAGCGTAAGCTCAATGTCGGCGATAAGATGGCCGGTCGTCACGGCAACAAGGGTGTTGTTTCCAACATCCTGCCCGAAGAGGACATGCCGTTCTTTGCTGACGGAACGTCCATGGACGTGGTTCTGAATCCTCTGGGCGTACCTTCGCGTATGAACATCGGCCAGATCATGGAGACGCATTTGGGTTGGGCGGCAAAGTCCCTTGGTCAGCAGATCGCGGCCATGGTCGATGAAGGCGTGGCCAAGGTGCGCAGCGAAATCAAGGACATTTTCGATTCACCCGAGACTTCGGCGTTGCTGGATACCATGACGGATGACGAAGTCATTGAAGCCGCCCGGGATCTCAATCGCGGCATAATCATGAAGACTCCCGTTTTTGACGGCGCCGACGAGAGCGAGATCTGGGCGCTGCTCAAGAGAGCAGGGCTGCCCGAAGACGGCAAGGCGCTGCTCTTTGACGGTCGTACCGGCGTTCCGTTCCACAACCGTGTCACGGTGGGCTACATGTATTACCTGAAGCTGCACCATCTGGTTGACGAGAAAATTCATGCCCGCTCGACGGGTCCTTACTCCCTGGTCACCCAGCAGCCCCTCGGCGGCAAGGCCCAGTTCGGCGGACAGCGTCTCGGTGAAATGGAAGTCTGGGCCCTGGAAGCATACGGCGCCGCTTATCTGCTGCAGGAGTTTTTGACGGTCAAATCCGATGATGTGAACGGTCGTGTGAAGATGTATGAAAAGATTGTGAAGGGATCCAATTTCCTCGAAAGCGGAATGCCCGAATCATTCAACGTATTGGTCAAGGAAATGATGGCGCTGGGTCTTGAAGTCACCCTTTTGGAAGACGACAAGAAGCGCCCGAGGAAAAGATGA
- the rplL gene encoding 50S ribosomal protein L7/L12: protein MSDITKEQVVEFIANMTVLELSVFIKELEEKFGVSAAAPVAAFAAAAPVAAAEAEEEKTEFDVVLTEAGANKIGVIKVVRALTSLGLKEAKAKVDETPSVILEAAAKDAANDAKKQLEEAGAKVEIK, encoded by the coding sequence ATGTCTGATATCACCAAAGAACAGGTTGTCGAATTCATCGCTAACATGACTGTGTTGGAACTCTCCGTCTTCATCAAGGAGTTGGAAGAGAAGTTCGGCGTATCCGCCGCTGCTCCCGTAGCCGCTTTTGCCGCCGCCGCTCCTGTCGCCGCAGCGGAAGCTGAAGAAGAGAAGACCGAATTCGACGTCGTCCTGACTGAAGCCGGCGCCAACAAGATCGGCGTCATCAAGGTTGTGCGCGCTCTGACCAGCCTGGGCCTGAAAGAAGCCAAGGCCAAGGTCGACGAGACTCCTTCCGTGATCCTGGAAGCCGCTGCCAAGGATGCCGCCAACGACGCCAAGAAGCAGCTTGAAGAAGCTGGTGCAAAGGTTGAAATTAAGTAG
- the rplJ gene encoding 50S ribosomal protein L10: MNRAEKAKIIDGLKERADKASIAIVTDFHGLKVAELTPLRAKLHEAGCDYQVVKNTLARKAFMEGPHVVLNEHLKYNCAVAFGYDDPVVAAKVLVEFAKKNDKFSVRYASLEGKFLEEASIKALSELPGREQLLGSLLGTMNAVPQNFVSLFANVVRGMVNVLTALKDKKEV, from the coding sequence GTGAATAGGGCAGAAAAAGCAAAAATCATCGATGGCCTGAAGGAGAGGGCTGACAAGGCGAGCATCGCCATTGTCACGGATTTCCATGGGCTCAAAGTGGCAGAGCTTACTCCCTTGCGTGCAAAATTGCATGAAGCGGGGTGCGACTATCAGGTCGTGAAGAATACTCTGGCACGGAAAGCTTTCATGGAAGGACCACACGTAGTACTCAATGAACATTTGAAGTACAACTGTGCCGTGGCTTTCGGTTATGACGACCCTGTCGTCGCTGCAAAGGTCCTGGTTGAGTTTGCAAAGAAGAACGATAAGTTTTCCGTGCGTTACGCAAGTCTGGAAGGCAAGTTTCTTGAAGAGGCGTCCATCAAGGCGCTCTCCGAACTTCCCGGCCGCGAACAGTTGCTCGGATCTCTTCTGGGCACCATGAACGCGGTACCGCAGAATTTCGTTTCTCTCTTTGCCAATGTTGTTAGAGGCATGGTCAACGTACTGACCGCGCTCAAAGACAAAAAAGAAGTTTGA
- the rplA gene encoding 50S ribosomal protein L1, translated as MPKHGKKFQKVFEAIDGLKMYDVAEAVELVLKSSYAKFDETVDIAVNLGVNPKYSDQMVRGAVSMPHGLGKTVRVVAFCKGENEEKALSAGAIAAGGDELVEKIKGGWLDFDNAVATPDMMGHVGKIGKILGPRGLMPNAKTGTVTVELEKAIQELLAGKVEFRVDKAGVIHAPIGKVSFGSEKLLGNLRTVVDALIKLKPSTAKGTYVKAVSLSSTMGPGVKVDAASLRKAGE; from the coding sequence ATGCCCAAGCACGGAAAAAAATTTCAGAAAGTATTTGAGGCCATTGATGGTCTCAAGATGTACGATGTGGCTGAAGCTGTCGAGTTGGTTCTCAAAAGCTCGTATGCCAAGTTTGATGAGACCGTTGATATCGCGGTAAATCTTGGAGTCAATCCCAAGTACTCCGATCAGATGGTGCGCGGTGCTGTGTCCATGCCTCACGGCTTGGGCAAGACTGTCCGCGTGGTCGCCTTCTGCAAGGGTGAAAACGAGGAAAAGGCTCTGAGCGCCGGTGCCATTGCGGCTGGCGGCGATGAGCTGGTCGAGAAGATCAAGGGCGGCTGGCTCGATTTCGACAATGCCGTAGCCACTCCCGATATGATGGGACACGTCGGCAAAATCGGCAAGATCCTCGGCCCCCGTGGACTCATGCCCAATGCCAAGACCGGTACGGTCACCGTCGAGCTGGAGAAAGCCATTCAGGAACTGCTCGCGGGCAAGGTGGAGTTCCGTGTGGACAAGGCCGGCGTTATCCATGCCCCCATCGGCAAGGTATCCTTCGGCTCCGAGAAGCTGCTCGGCAACCTGCGCACGGTAGTCGATGCACTGATCAAGCTCAAACCCTCCACCGCCAAGGGTACGTATGTGAAGGCAGTGTCCCTGTCCTCCACCATGGGACCGGGCGTCAAGGTTGACGCTGCTTCCCTGCGCAAAGCGGGCGAATAA
- the rplK gene encoding 50S ribosomal protein L11, translating to MAKKINAIIKLQLPAGAANPSPPVGPALGQHGVNIMEFCKAYNAKTLNDKGTIIPVEITVFSDRSFTFITKTPPAAVLLVKAAKLQKGSGEPNKKKVGKVSMAQIEEIAKIKMPDLSAYDLNAACKTIMGTASSMGIEVE from the coding sequence ATGGCCAAAAAAATTAATGCAATAATCAAACTGCAACTTCCCGCAGGAGCTGCGAACCCTTCACCCCCAGTTGGTCCTGCCTTGGGTCAGCATGGTGTGAATATCATGGAGTTCTGCAAGGCGTATAACGCCAAGACTCTCAATGATAAGGGTACGATCATTCCGGTTGAGATCACGGTCTTTTCCGACCGTTCTTTCACCTTCATCACCAAGACTCCTCCGGCTGCAGTGCTTTTGGTCAAGGCTGCCAAATTGCAAAAGGGATCCGGTGAGCCCAACAAGAAAAAAGTTGGGAAGGTGAGCATGGCTCAAATTGAGGAAATTGCGAAGATCAAGATGCCCGACCTTTCGGCTTATGATCTGAATGCGGCATGTAAGACCATCATGGGCACTGCAAGCAGCATGGGAATTGAAGTGGAATAA
- the nusG gene encoding transcription termination/antitermination protein NusG, producing the protein MSDEPKARWYIIHTYSGFEQRVEQTIKEMIRTGQAKGLVEEVIVPTEKVVELIKGQKRTSTRKFYPGYAMVKMVFTDDSWHMIQSIPKVTGFIGGKSRPVPLTDKEAQRILATIETRKEQPRPKFHFERGDDVRVIDGPFANFNATVEDVNYDKGKLRVSVSIFGRQTPVELDFVQVTKG; encoded by the coding sequence ATGAGCGACGAACCTAAGGCACGCTGGTACATAATTCACACATATTCGGGATTTGAACAGCGGGTGGAGCAGACGATCAAAGAGATGATCCGTACCGGACAGGCCAAAGGCCTGGTTGAGGAAGTGATTGTTCCGACGGAAAAGGTTGTTGAACTGATCAAGGGCCAGAAACGCACATCCACGCGTAAATTTTATCCTGGTTATGCAATGGTCAAGATGGTGTTTACGGATGATTCCTGGCACATGATTCAGTCCATTCCGAAAGTTACCGGATTTATTGGCGGCAAAAGCCGCCCGGTGCCGCTTACGGATAAAGAAGCGCAGAGAATTCTGGCAACGATTGAAACCAGGAAAGAGCAGCCAAGACCAAAATTTCATTTTGAACGTGGTGATGATGTCCGCGTGATTGACGGGCCTTTTGCAAATTTCAATGCCACGGTTGAAGATGTGAATTATGATAAAGGCAAATTGCGTGTCTCGGTATCTATTTTTGGAAGACAAACGCCGGTTGAGCTTGACTTTGTTCAGGTGACTAAAGGCTGA
- the secE gene encoding preprotein translocase subunit SecE gives MKKNAEAELQKQGIMQKITDLRIFFDQAKVELKKVVWPDKQETISTSSAVLLLVVVMALFLGVVDLVLTKIIAAVLS, from the coding sequence ATGAAAAAGAATGCCGAAGCAGAATTGCAAAAACAAGGAATCATGCAGAAGATAACAGATCTGCGTATATTCTTTGACCAAGCAAAAGTGGAACTGAAGAAAGTTGTTTGGCCTGACAAGCAGGAGACCATCAGTACCAGTTCGGCGGTTTTGTTGTTGGTAGTCGTAATGGCACTCTTTCTGGGCGTTGTGGATTTGGTATTGACCAAAATCATTGCCGCCGTTCTGTCCTAA
- the rpmG gene encoding 50S ribosomal protein L33, whose protein sequence is MRINILLACGDCKRRNYATQKNKKNTTTKLELSKFCPFCGKHTKHRESK, encoded by the coding sequence ATGCGCATTAATATCCTTCTTGCTTGTGGTGATTGCAAGCGTAGAAACTACGCAACTCAGAAAAACAAAAAGAACACTACCACAAAGCTCGAACTGAGCAAGTTTTGTCCTTTTTGCGGAAAGCACACAAAGCATCGCGAATCTAAATAG